The Topomyia yanbarensis strain Yona2022 chromosome 3, ASM3024719v1, whole genome shotgun sequence nucleotide sequence gtattcattccctgtaacttgttctcagatagttttgctgtataaaatacagtaatcgaacaaaaaaaaattgaaatttatacacgtagaaacgttaacgcccttttgaaacattagtcttgtatcaaaatattccaattgccagagaatatcatggagattcatacagcgaacacacctgcaaagtttcgttcgaatcgacgatggtcatattttgcggtcggccggtttctcatgaaaTCCCTCATATCTTTTCTTAGTATGATCactaaaaagttgaattttcgCCATTTTTCTTCATCTGCTTCGATATTTGTTTCTCCGTCTATTTTGCGTTtcctttcttctttttttttcttggaagcCAGGTAGAATAGTTATAGTTAAGTCAGTCCTAGTACGGTCAGGTGGATAGTTTGGGTAATGGCTGAGCTGGTCCATGCGAACGACATGCACTCCATTCGAAAAGCAGATGGATGACCTGGGTGggtttgaaaggttattcgatCGTAGTGTCAAGTCATCTAGTAAGTCAATCTGTGAATCATCCGTATggtaacgtgtttgtcacgggTCCTATTTGAAATCATCTCATGCATACGCACAGAcacactatcgaggcgtattgcaaCGGCGTCAATCCAATCAGTCTAGGAGAGGGTCGTATTCAAAGTTGAAACATAGCTAGGTACATTAATTGACATTTGGTTTGGTCCGCGTGGATGATGGTTCTTCAAGATTACTAGGCATATTTTgagtacactaaggttttttaaGCGGTTTTTGTGCGATATttttacgtggttttcatttacgcggttttcatttatgtgtaatttttaataaaggcagttttttttgcgaaaatttTTCATTGACTCAGTTTTAATTGGTGTGAATACTTTTAACAACAGAGGTTGTTGGGAtggtatatttttttacatttcttttaaacGAAAAGTATAGGAATCACTCTAACTTTGGAAACTTTGTTCGAGGCCCGTAGGGCCGTGCTTcatgtaccaatcgactcagctcgacaaatgtctgtatgaTTCTTTTTCGACCGGGAACCATCCACTACTAACTTGGCCGTGGTACCTTCGGATTTTTACTGCATCTCTTTCTCCAgtaagccaaccgactaaacctCTACCTCGTGTATCTCCGTATCCTCTTCCTCCCGGGACCACCGTTGGTTATTACTTCGGGAGGACGATAtctgtatgtgtgcatgtgcaTGTGTCTGaatgtatgtgcactaatgttatgtaattatcttagcaatggctgaaccgatcttgacgaaactagtttcaaacaaAAGGCCTAATGTGATAAAttaacgctattaatttgttttcggttatgttttttatgttattttgtcaaaacacgacaTGTTCTAGACATGTAACTTTCATAcaaagattgtcaaaatccgttcacgaacggcggggatattaaatattttatatttttatttatcactTGTCTATTCTCAATAATGAAAAATGAGACCATTACAtaaagagtattgctttactagtGTTGCCCCTAAAACACAAAACTGATTTTGATTATCGCGGTACGAAAATACATTCAGGAAttttgtttcgaaaacattttgtgaaatttgaaACTTTTTCATATAGTTGTGGAGACAAATTCAATATTATACCCTATTTGGCAAAGAAAACTATTACTAATTTATGTTTAAATTTTGGTTTGTCCTGAAGACGAAAGAATATTAACTAAgtatctgtgaccaaaaaggCATTTTATAATTCCGAAACAGTTTCCTGATAATTAATTCAGGTTCTATAATAAAGTTGAAACACCAGATAAACTTTAACGACGTCGCCAAAAAAGAAGATAGCAAACGAAGAATTAGAAAAGAATACAATCGTGAGAGTACCTCTGCGATtgtacttttttatttgaaattgatCAAAAATTTTACCCATTTTAAGAGATTAAAAGCGCGCTTCTCGCAACTATCAGTACTCACTCCTGATGTTGGGGGAAATGATCATCTGCGCTCCTCTCGGATTTTAGATAAATCGAAAATTGAGGAGTGCAGATTCTACACGAATCAACGGTTTGATCGTAAAGATTAGGAGTTTACATTCTAGCAAAGTCCACACAATTAAATCCAATTGCAATCAgttattcaaaattgaattattacacAGTAGATCCGCAAGAGAGTGCTACATCTAgatgtttaaatgatcaaaaatgatgtaataatgatcagataacgatggttcgagctcgttgggtACGCGCCAGTTTGCCAACACATGCGTTATACTgacagagcagagagttacatctaacacctcttctctgccagatcgtgcaaatgttgggcgatttcctacattaagaTTAAATGCAAATTTGAGTTACTTAAGCATTctatcaattcggtgcctctcaaattgatatctgagtgTGGTgcgcatttgcatcactgccgaaaATGAGTGGAAGCCCATTTCTACCATAGTATGGTACAAGGGTTAACCTCTAATGAACCAAGAGTAAACCATGATGACCATAGTGAATTGTGAAAGACTTTTTATAACAGGAGGTTATCCGATAGAGGTCAATGGAGAGTGGCCAAACGGAAGAGAAGCGTTTTCCAATATGTTTCCAATATGTACATGCGCAAGAAAAGCGGATGAAGGCGAATGGGTATGTGTATTGTTgctgaaaataaaattcaagttttcgaaagtagtattcttctctttaatttcttcaaattaaatttcaattgacaatatttatttttagatAATTAAAACAAACTTAGGATTTAAATCATAAAATGAAAAAGTACATATTGCACTTCCGAATCAGTCAATCGCTATCGTATATTACGCGGCATCGTCTGCGCTTCCGGCTATTGCAGGATCCTTGAACATCGAATACTTCGTCGTTGGCATCCTCTTGTCCATGGTTCTTTTCATCGTTGCTTGTTTGATCACCTTCGACCAGCTCAGCGTATCGAAGCAAGCAGTATTTCAAATCGTTTTTGAATCGTTTAGTCTGCGATGTCTTTGTCGTCAACAAAGGGTTCTTTGATCATTTCTTCGATGTCCGTAGTTGTAAAATCCTTGAAACCTTCACCCCCTACTGCGTGTGTGAGAAGAAGTATTTCGCTGTCCATATTATTTGCCGGTAAGGAAGAATGAACGCAGTCTGGCCACAACGGTTTCCAACAAGCGTTCAAAGTAGACTTTTTCAACATATTTAAAGCTTGTTCGATGAATCCTACACACTCTCGCATTGTGAAGTTTTTCCATGCTTCAATGATAGATGATGCTTGCGCCGTGTCTACTTTGTCAAGAATGAATCTAAATGTTAATTTTATATAGTACCGCTTGAAAGTGGAAATTATGCCCTGATCCAGCGGTTGGATCAACGATGTTGTGTTTGGTGGAAGGAAAACAATTTTCACATTCGGATGTAGATGGCCTGGAGCATTATCGATAACTAGAAGAACACGAAATGTCaatccctttcccttcgagatATGTTTGGACTTCAGGTACAAAGCATTCATGAAACCATCTCTTGAATATGTCTTAAGTAACCCAAGCTTTTGGGTTTGACATCCAGTGCACAGGAAGTTTAGCAAAGTTTTATCTTTTAGCGGACGCATTGCTCTATGTAGAAGCAATGGTTTCAATAGCTTATCTCCAGACGCATTGCTGCAAAACAGCAATGTAATCCGATCTTTACCAGCTTTGAAGCCTGAGGCAGACTTTTCTGCCTTGGCCACGTAGGTTCGACTCGGCATTTTTTTCCAGAAAACACCTGACTCATCCGCATTGAAGACTTGATCTGGGTGATAAGCCTTGTCTTCAATCAATTTGGTGAAATGTGCTGGGTATGCTTGGGCGGCTTGTACGTCTGCTGAGGTACTTACATCCTTGATTCGGACGTTTCGAATCGCATGCTTTAGAATGAAGCCGTAGAACCATCCTTTGCTGGCgctaaaatctattttttttatttacttcaCGTTTTGATGGTTCCGTACCCTTAAGCATGAGATACAATTTTAGAGCTTTGGCCATAA carries:
- the LOC131687196 gene encoding tigger transposable element-derived protein 1-like, whose amino-acid sequence is MEKDLLIYIEEMSKKRCPLDQETIMAKALKFASKGWFYGFILKHAIRNVRIKDVSTSADVQAAQAYPAHFTKLIEDKAYHPDQVFNADESGVFWKKMPSRTYVAKAEKSASGFKAGKDRITLLFCSNASGDKLLKPLLLHRAMRPLKDKTLLNFLCTGCQTQKLGLLKTYSRDGFMNALYLKSKHISKGKGLTFRVLLVIDNAPGHLHPNVKIVFLPPNTTSLIQPLDQGIISTFKRYYIKLTFRFILDKVDTAQASSIIEAWKNFTMRECVGFIEQALNMLKKSTLNACWKPLWPDCVHSSLPANNMDSEILLLTHAVGGEGFKDFTTTDIEEMIKEPFVDDKDIAD